One Pseudoliparis swirei isolate HS2019 ecotype Mariana Trench chromosome 4, NWPU_hadal_v1, whole genome shotgun sequence genomic window carries:
- the LOC130193194 gene encoding LIM domain only protein 7-like isoform X2 produces MEWRQQTSVSCGDAFNEARRWIQEVTEKSFGCNDFRAALENGVLLCDLINRLKPGIIRRINRLSTPIAGLDNVNVFLKACGKVGLNVSQLFHPGDLQDLSTRATLRRDESDRRLKNVLITIYWLGRKAHLDTLYDGPQLNFKAFEGLLGLALSKALDEGGNVFAKECWYLVREECHRTRPSYKAENIDSLDSRALPPNSEGCGSDAEAEQVFKMETTQPSTQLNKDFLPPRKQEREEIGRSYAATLARSKSLSDIPMMHPVRKVPDWSTIYDLDHKTDMARECNLENKPKCSVAAKDSEAQWHDDLTKWKSRRRSTKTDRKFQDREHVINQMANGAVIKFEKKEAQSRLLRDQQSPRRPYATPRLYATSPPKSLSANLRPQTRALLARSDATETPFSPMSPLSPHTLGSSVGAMPVSDGNISGEETHSASLASDGAGVTTPSLDCPFSSQTQVKARCSTASLQPTTELAQPENCFTNVKKPNVTTKSTNIRDPVLIHQEPPFCVVPTLCPDAVHQAGVDALGDLPHKNHTSQEESQKTTLEPAMERGRGQQVAGVYKYLSRAGSWSGSASLPRGYRRSEGSSRLSSAVTARPFGTKQARVSSLPRLCNVDNEGWLLKSWKQDSFSPTSKSSLKRQTATTHLKVQHQPLIGQDAKQNGTPQGEEVKGATFPSQTNGSNNQPYAQTKLVPLPYSNLQTQRNMTLTLPSKVDHSDMRVSLTLRPNSRPDFGFQTHWDSTGARVRCIQPGSAAELCHLCVDDHIVAVNGVAVAHLNYNQWRDKMASSLNTGNLTMDIRRYGNTDWSTSEGNHHNQAGQSRVTLNLTAAAPVLIGYPDHHANSGASAETTVRKVSKLNGQTDDVLQGKVMYEELADNHSTASKGGSESAISDLQVPSLSPSSSSWSWDHEEDRRRQEKWQEEQERLLQAQYQRDQERLESEWQRAQQDAKRELCRKSGHLKQNTFEMTDGGESPASAPLYVNGLTNKARGEQSPAHDELKEAGSKPQSNAQGERHDKNSEQAWADDCCFAKLSPAHRAKSLSTPALAGPHKPTRGDEWKRTGRAVSNAEKDRQQILEEMKKRTQLLTDNSWIRQRSSSFYKPPIYVGVPMKRYESLDDLETLRQSHFSTAPFSCPRPNSVAAPSRNSSSRYSTGSIISQKNVFDSPHHSRMVSGKRTCCVCERGLGIGAAMVIETLGLCFHLACFQCVGCHRHLGRTENGVQVRIRNRQPHCEPCYFKLESSAVPSM; encoded by the exons ATGGAGTGGCGCCAGCAGACCAGTGTGAGCTGTGGAGACGCGTTCAACGAGGCTCGACGCTGGATTCAG gaaGTGACTGAAAAATCATTTGGCTGCAATGACTTCCGTGCTGCCCTGGAGAATGGAGTCCTGCTTTGCGA CTTGATCAACCGGTTGAAACCTGGCATTATTAGGAGAATAAACAGGCTTTCAACTCCCATTGCTGGCCTG GATAACGTGAATGTATTCCTGAAAGCTTGTGGCAAAGTGGGACTGAATGTGTCTCAGCTGTTCCACCCAGGAGACCTGCAGGACCTGTCCACTCGTGCAACACTCAG GCGAGATGAAAGCGACAGAAGACTAAAAAAT GTTCTCATCACAATCTACTGGTTGGGTCGCAAGGCTCACCTTGACACGCTCTACGATGGTCCCCAGCTGAACTTCAAGGCTTTCGAAGGGCTGTTAGGGTTGGCCTTGTCCAAG GCACTAGATGAAGGCGGCAATGTGTTTGCAAAAGAGTGCTGGTACCTCGTGAGGGAGGAATGTCACCGCACGAGACCAAGCTACAAGGCCGAGAACATTGACTCTCTGGATTCCCGAGCCCTCCCGCCAAACAGTGAAG GTTGTGGAAGTGACGCTGAAGCTGAGCAGGTGTTTAAGATGGAGACAACACAGCCCTCAACCCAGCTGAACAAAGATTTTCTCCCACCGAGAAAACAAGAACGGGAGGAGATTGGAAGGAGCTACGCTGCTACGCTCGCCAG GAGCAAATCGCTCAGCGACATCCCGATGATGCACCCTGTGCGTAAAGTTCCTGACTGGAGCACCATCTATGATTTGGACCACAAGACGGACATGGCGAGGGAGTGCAACCTAGAAAACAAACCGAAGTGTAGCGTTGCTGCCAAGGACAGTGAAGCTCAGTGGCATGAT GACTTGACAAAGTGGAAGAGTCGTCGCAGGAGCACCAAGACCGACAGGAAATTTCAAGACCGAGAGCATGTCATTAACCAGATGGCCAATGGGGCTGTGATCAAATTTGAGAAGAAGGAAGCACAAAGCAGACTGCTAAG AGACCAGCAGTCCCCACGCAGGCCTTACGCTACCCCTCGTCTTTACGCCACCTCTCCTCCAAAATCATTGAGCGCTAATCTGAGGCCACAGACTCGAGCTCTGCTGGCCCGCAGCGACGCCACAGAGACACCGTTCAGCCCCATGTCTCCACTCAGCCCCCACACTCTG GGATCGTCAGTTGGAGCCATGCCGGTATCTGATGGGAACATCTCGGGAGAGGAGACCCACTCTGCCTCCTTGGCTTCAGATGGAGCAGGAGTTACCACCCCTTCTCTGGACTGTCCTTTCAGCTCCCAGACCCAAGTCAAAGCGCGGTGCAGCACAGCTTCTCTGCAGCCCACAACAGAACTGGCACAACcagaaaactgttttacaaatGTGAAAAAGCCAAATGTTACCACAAAGTCAACCAACATCAGGGATCCTGTGTTGATTCACCAGGAACCTCCATTCTGTGTTGTCCCCACTTTGTGCCCCGATGCTGTTCATCAGGCAGGAGTTGATGCTCTGGGCGACTTGCCCCACAAGAACCACACGTCCCAGGAAGAGAGCCAGAAGACGACTTTGGAACCAGCCATGGAGCGAGGCAGAGGCCAGCAGGTTGCAGGTGTCTACAAGTACTTGTCCAGAGCAGGATCATGGTCTGGCTCAGCCAGCCTACCCCGTGGCTACCGGAGGTCCGAGGGCTCATCTCGTCTCTCTTCTGCAGTCACAGCCAGACCCTTTGGAACCAAGCAGGCCAGGGTGTCCTCGCTGCCGAGACTGTGCAAT GTAGACAACGAGGGTTGGCTTTTGAAAAGTTGGAAACAGGATTCTTTCTCTCCAACATCCAAATCTTCACTCAAAAGGCAGACTGCGACAACTCATCTGAAAGTGCAGCACCAGCCCTTAATCGGACAGGACGCAAAGCAGAATGGCACGCCGCAGGGCGAGGAGGTGAAAGGTGCCACATTCCCAAGTCAGACCAATGGCTCCAATAATCAGCCCTACGCCCAGACCAAGCTAGTACCACTGCCGTATTCAAACCTGCAGACCCAGCGCAACATGACCTTGACGCTCCCATCTAAG GTGGATCACAGTGACATGAGAGTGAGCCTTACACTCAGACCCAACAGCAGACCAGACTTTGGTTTCCAGACTCATTGGGACTCCACAGGGGCGAGGGTCAGATGTATTCAACCTG GAAGTGCAGCGGAGCTCTGCCATCTGTGTGTTGACGATCACATTGTGGCTGTTAATGGAGTTGCGGTGGCACACTTGAACTACAACCAGTGGAGGGATAAAATGGCATCTTCCCTGAATACTGGCAATCTGACCATGGACATTCGGCGTTATGGCAACACGG ATTGGAGCACCAGTGAAGGGAATCATCACAACCAAGCAGGCCAGAGCAGGGTGACCCTCAATCTGACGGCCGCAGCGCCCGTTCTGATAGGTTACCCCGATCACCATGCCAACAGTGGTGCCTCTGCAGAAACCACAGTCAGGAAAGTGTCCAAATTGAATGGGCAGACTGACGAT GTTTTACAAGGTAAAGTCATGTATGAAGAGCTTGCTGACAACCACAGCACCGCCAGTAAAG GAGGTTCAGAATCTGCGATATCAGAT CTCCAGGTGCCAtccctcagcccctcctcctccagctggtcaTGGGACCATGAGGAGGATCGAAGGCGTCAGGAGAAGTGGCAGGAAGAGCAGGAGCGCCTCCTACAG GCACAATATCAGAGGGATCAGGAGAGGCTTGAATCTGAGTGGCAGAGAGCACAACAAGATGCAAAGAGGGAGTTATGCAGAAAGTCAGGG catTTGAAGCAGAACACTTTTGAGATGACCGATGGTGGTGAGAGCCCTGCCAGCGCACCGCTGTATGTGAATGGATTGACAAACAAAGCCAGAGGAGAGCAGAGCCCTGCTCACGATGAGCTGAAAGAAGCAGGATCGAAACCTCAAAGTAATGCACAAGGAGAGCGGCATGACAAGAATTCTGAACAAGCCTG GGCTGATGACTGCTGTTTTGCGAAGCTGTCGCCTGCACACAG GGCAAAGTCCTTGTCCACCCCAGCGTTGGCTGGCCCCCACAAACCGACAAGAG GTGATGAGTGGAAAAGAACAGGACGGGCTGTGTCCAACGCTGAGAAAGATAGGCAGCAGAtattggaggagatgaagaaaaggACTCAGCTTCTGACCGACAACAGCTGGATACGTCAGCGCAGCAGCAGCTTTTACAAACCCCCAATCTATGTGGGGGTTCCTATGAAGAG GTACGAGTCCCTGGACGACCTGGAAACTTTGCGTCAGTCCCACTTCTCGACTGCTCCGTTCAGTTGCCCTCGTCCAAACTCTGTTGCTGCCCCGAGTAGGAACTCCTCTTCCCGCTACAGCACTGGATCAATAATATCCcagaaaaatgtatttgactCCCCTCATCATAGCCG GATGGTCAGTGGCAAGAGgacttgctgtgtgtgtgagcgtggccTGGGTATTGGGGCAGCCATGGTCATAGAGACCCTTGGTCTCTGCTTCCACCTCGCCTGTTTCCAG
- the LOC130193194 gene encoding LIM domain only protein 7-like isoform X1, giving the protein MEWRQQTSVSCGDAFNEARRWIQEVTEKSFGCNDFRAALENGVLLCDLINRLKPGIIRRINRLSTPIAGLDNVNVFLKACGKVGLNVSQLFHPGDLQDLSTRATLRRDESDRRLKNVLITIYWLGRKAHLDTLYDGPQLNFKAFEGLLGLALSKALDEGGNVFAKECWYLVREECHRTRPSYKAENIDSLDSRALPPNSEGCGSDAEAEQVFKMETTQPSTQLNKDFLPPRKQEREEIGRSYAATLARSKSLSDIPMMHPVRKVPDWSTIYDLDHKTDMARECNLENKPKCSVAAKDSEAQWHDDLTKWKSRRRSTKTDRKFQDREHVINQMANGAVIKFEKKEAQSRLLRDQQSPRRPYATPRLYATSPPKSLSANLRPQTRALLARSDATETPFSPMSPLSPHTLGSSVGAMPVSDGNISGEETHSASLASDGAGVTTPSLDCPFSSQTQVKARCSTASLQPTTELAQPENCFTNVKKPNVTTKSTNIRDPVLIHQEPPFCVVPTLCPDAVHQAGVDALGDLPHKNHTSQEESQKTTLEPAMERGRGQQVAGVYKYLSRAGSWSGSASLPRGYRRSEGSSRLSSAVTARPFGTKQARVSSLPRLCNVDNEGWLLKSWKQDSFSPTSKSSLKRQTATTHLKVQHQPLIGQDAKQNGTPQGEEVKGATFPSQTNGSNNQPYAQTKLVPLPYSNLQTQRNMTLTLPSKVDHSDMRVSLTLRPNSRPDFGFQTHWDSTGARVRCIQPGSAAELCHLCVDDHIVAVNGVAVAHLNYNQWRDKMASSLNTGNLTMDIRRYGNTDWSTSEGNHHNQAGQSRVTLNLTAAAPVLIGYPDHHANSGASAETTVRKVSKLNGQTDDVLQGKVMYEELADNHSTASKEFFKRKGGSESAISDLQVPSLSPSSSSWSWDHEEDRRRQEKWQEEQERLLQAQYQRDQERLESEWQRAQQDAKRELCRKSGHLKQNTFEMTDGGESPASAPLYVNGLTNKARGEQSPAHDELKEAGSKPQSNAQGERHDKNSEQAWADDCCFAKLSPAHRAKSLSTPALAGPHKPTRGDEWKRTGRAVSNAEKDRQQILEEMKKRTQLLTDNSWIRQRSSSFYKPPIYVGVPMKRYESLDDLETLRQSHFSTAPFSCPRPNSVAAPSRNSSSRYSTGSIISQKNVFDSPHHSRMVSGKRTCCVCERGLGIGAAMVIETLGLCFHLACFQCVGCHRHLGRTENGVQVRIRNRQPHCEPCYFKLESSAVPSM; this is encoded by the exons ATGGAGTGGCGCCAGCAGACCAGTGTGAGCTGTGGAGACGCGTTCAACGAGGCTCGACGCTGGATTCAG gaaGTGACTGAAAAATCATTTGGCTGCAATGACTTCCGTGCTGCCCTGGAGAATGGAGTCCTGCTTTGCGA CTTGATCAACCGGTTGAAACCTGGCATTATTAGGAGAATAAACAGGCTTTCAACTCCCATTGCTGGCCTG GATAACGTGAATGTATTCCTGAAAGCTTGTGGCAAAGTGGGACTGAATGTGTCTCAGCTGTTCCACCCAGGAGACCTGCAGGACCTGTCCACTCGTGCAACACTCAG GCGAGATGAAAGCGACAGAAGACTAAAAAAT GTTCTCATCACAATCTACTGGTTGGGTCGCAAGGCTCACCTTGACACGCTCTACGATGGTCCCCAGCTGAACTTCAAGGCTTTCGAAGGGCTGTTAGGGTTGGCCTTGTCCAAG GCACTAGATGAAGGCGGCAATGTGTTTGCAAAAGAGTGCTGGTACCTCGTGAGGGAGGAATGTCACCGCACGAGACCAAGCTACAAGGCCGAGAACATTGACTCTCTGGATTCCCGAGCCCTCCCGCCAAACAGTGAAG GTTGTGGAAGTGACGCTGAAGCTGAGCAGGTGTTTAAGATGGAGACAACACAGCCCTCAACCCAGCTGAACAAAGATTTTCTCCCACCGAGAAAACAAGAACGGGAGGAGATTGGAAGGAGCTACGCTGCTACGCTCGCCAG GAGCAAATCGCTCAGCGACATCCCGATGATGCACCCTGTGCGTAAAGTTCCTGACTGGAGCACCATCTATGATTTGGACCACAAGACGGACATGGCGAGGGAGTGCAACCTAGAAAACAAACCGAAGTGTAGCGTTGCTGCCAAGGACAGTGAAGCTCAGTGGCATGAT GACTTGACAAAGTGGAAGAGTCGTCGCAGGAGCACCAAGACCGACAGGAAATTTCAAGACCGAGAGCATGTCATTAACCAGATGGCCAATGGGGCTGTGATCAAATTTGAGAAGAAGGAAGCACAAAGCAGACTGCTAAG AGACCAGCAGTCCCCACGCAGGCCTTACGCTACCCCTCGTCTTTACGCCACCTCTCCTCCAAAATCATTGAGCGCTAATCTGAGGCCACAGACTCGAGCTCTGCTGGCCCGCAGCGACGCCACAGAGACACCGTTCAGCCCCATGTCTCCACTCAGCCCCCACACTCTG GGATCGTCAGTTGGAGCCATGCCGGTATCTGATGGGAACATCTCGGGAGAGGAGACCCACTCTGCCTCCTTGGCTTCAGATGGAGCAGGAGTTACCACCCCTTCTCTGGACTGTCCTTTCAGCTCCCAGACCCAAGTCAAAGCGCGGTGCAGCACAGCTTCTCTGCAGCCCACAACAGAACTGGCACAACcagaaaactgttttacaaatGTGAAAAAGCCAAATGTTACCACAAAGTCAACCAACATCAGGGATCCTGTGTTGATTCACCAGGAACCTCCATTCTGTGTTGTCCCCACTTTGTGCCCCGATGCTGTTCATCAGGCAGGAGTTGATGCTCTGGGCGACTTGCCCCACAAGAACCACACGTCCCAGGAAGAGAGCCAGAAGACGACTTTGGAACCAGCCATGGAGCGAGGCAGAGGCCAGCAGGTTGCAGGTGTCTACAAGTACTTGTCCAGAGCAGGATCATGGTCTGGCTCAGCCAGCCTACCCCGTGGCTACCGGAGGTCCGAGGGCTCATCTCGTCTCTCTTCTGCAGTCACAGCCAGACCCTTTGGAACCAAGCAGGCCAGGGTGTCCTCGCTGCCGAGACTGTGCAAT GTAGACAACGAGGGTTGGCTTTTGAAAAGTTGGAAACAGGATTCTTTCTCTCCAACATCCAAATCTTCACTCAAAAGGCAGACTGCGACAACTCATCTGAAAGTGCAGCACCAGCCCTTAATCGGACAGGACGCAAAGCAGAATGGCACGCCGCAGGGCGAGGAGGTGAAAGGTGCCACATTCCCAAGTCAGACCAATGGCTCCAATAATCAGCCCTACGCCCAGACCAAGCTAGTACCACTGCCGTATTCAAACCTGCAGACCCAGCGCAACATGACCTTGACGCTCCCATCTAAG GTGGATCACAGTGACATGAGAGTGAGCCTTACACTCAGACCCAACAGCAGACCAGACTTTGGTTTCCAGACTCATTGGGACTCCACAGGGGCGAGGGTCAGATGTATTCAACCTG GAAGTGCAGCGGAGCTCTGCCATCTGTGTGTTGACGATCACATTGTGGCTGTTAATGGAGTTGCGGTGGCACACTTGAACTACAACCAGTGGAGGGATAAAATGGCATCTTCCCTGAATACTGGCAATCTGACCATGGACATTCGGCGTTATGGCAACACGG ATTGGAGCACCAGTGAAGGGAATCATCACAACCAAGCAGGCCAGAGCAGGGTGACCCTCAATCTGACGGCCGCAGCGCCCGTTCTGATAGGTTACCCCGATCACCATGCCAACAGTGGTGCCTCTGCAGAAACCACAGTCAGGAAAGTGTCCAAATTGAATGGGCAGACTGACGAT GTTTTACAAGGTAAAGTCATGTATGAAGAGCTTGCTGACAACCACAGCACCGCCAGTAAAG AATTTTTCAAACGGAAAG GAGGTTCAGAATCTGCGATATCAGAT CTCCAGGTGCCAtccctcagcccctcctcctccagctggtcaTGGGACCATGAGGAGGATCGAAGGCGTCAGGAGAAGTGGCAGGAAGAGCAGGAGCGCCTCCTACAG GCACAATATCAGAGGGATCAGGAGAGGCTTGAATCTGAGTGGCAGAGAGCACAACAAGATGCAAAGAGGGAGTTATGCAGAAAGTCAGGG catTTGAAGCAGAACACTTTTGAGATGACCGATGGTGGTGAGAGCCCTGCCAGCGCACCGCTGTATGTGAATGGATTGACAAACAAAGCCAGAGGAGAGCAGAGCCCTGCTCACGATGAGCTGAAAGAAGCAGGATCGAAACCTCAAAGTAATGCACAAGGAGAGCGGCATGACAAGAATTCTGAACAAGCCTG GGCTGATGACTGCTGTTTTGCGAAGCTGTCGCCTGCACACAG GGCAAAGTCCTTGTCCACCCCAGCGTTGGCTGGCCCCCACAAACCGACAAGAG GTGATGAGTGGAAAAGAACAGGACGGGCTGTGTCCAACGCTGAGAAAGATAGGCAGCAGAtattggaggagatgaagaaaaggACTCAGCTTCTGACCGACAACAGCTGGATACGTCAGCGCAGCAGCAGCTTTTACAAACCCCCAATCTATGTGGGGGTTCCTATGAAGAG GTACGAGTCCCTGGACGACCTGGAAACTTTGCGTCAGTCCCACTTCTCGACTGCTCCGTTCAGTTGCCCTCGTCCAAACTCTGTTGCTGCCCCGAGTAGGAACTCCTCTTCCCGCTACAGCACTGGATCAATAATATCCcagaaaaatgtatttgactCCCCTCATCATAGCCG GATGGTCAGTGGCAAGAGgacttgctgtgtgtgtgagcgtggccTGGGTATTGGGGCAGCCATGGTCATAGAGACCCTTGGTCTCTGCTTCCACCTCGCCTGTTTCCAG
- the LOC130193194 gene encoding LIM domain only protein 7-like isoform X3 yields MEWRQQTSVSCGDAFNEARRWIQEVTEKSFGCNDFRAALENGVLLCDLINRLKPGIIRRINRLSTPIAGLDNVNVFLKACGKVGLNVSQLFHPGDLQDLSTRATLRRDESDRRLKNVLITIYWLGRKAHLDTLYDGPQLNFKAFEGLLGLALSKALDEGGNVFAKECWYLVREECHRTRPSYKAENIDSLDSRALPPNSEGCGSDAEAEQVFKMETTQPSTQLNKDFLPPRKQEREEIGRSYAATLARSKSLSDIPMMHPVRKVPDWSTIYDLDHKTDMARECNLENKPKCSVAAKDSEAQWHDDLTKWKSRRRSTKTDRKFQDREHVINQMANGAVIKFEKKEAQSRLLRDQQSPRRPYATPRLYATSPPKSLSANLRPQTRALLARSDATETPFSPMSPLSPHTLGSSVGAMPVSDGNISGEETHSASLASDGAGVTTPSLDCPFSSQTQVKARCSTASLQPTTELAQPENCFTNVKKPNVTTKSTNIRDPVLIHQEPPFCVVPTLCPDAVHQAGVDALGDLPHKNHTSQEESQKTTLEPAMERGRGQQVAGVYKYLSRAGSWSGSASLPRGYRRSEGSSRLSSAVTARPFGTKQARVSSLPRLCNVDNEGWLLKSWKQDSFSPTSKSSLKRQTATTHLKVQHQPLIGQDAKQNGTPQGEEVKGATFPSQTNGSNNQPYAQTKLVPLPYSNLQTQRNMTLTLPSKVDHSDMRVSLTLRPNSRPDFGFQTHWDSTGARVRCIQPGSAAELCHLCVDDHIVAVNGVAVAHLNYNQWRDKMASSLNTGNLTMDIRRYGNTDWSTSEGNHHNQAGQSRVTLNLTAAAPVLIGYPDHHANSGASAETTVRKVSKLNGQTDDVLQGKVMYEELADNHSTASKEFFKRKGGSESAISDLQVPSLSPSSSSWSWDHEEDRRRQEKWQEEQERLLQAQYQRDQERLESEWQRAQQDAKRELCRKSGHLKQNTFEMTDGGESPASAPLYVNGLTNKARGEQSPAHDELKEAGSKPQSNAQGERHDKNSEQAWADDCCFAKLSPAHRAKSLSTPALAGPHKPTRGDEWKRTGRAVSNAEKDRQQILEEMKKRTQLLTDNSWIRQRSSSFYKPPIYVGVPMKRYESLDDLETLRQSHFSTAPFSCPRPNSVAAPSRNSSSRYSTGSIISQKNVFDSPHHSRVWAATDISEELRMESRFEFETASPTVSPAISNSSLLLSPPCE; encoded by the exons ATGGAGTGGCGCCAGCAGACCAGTGTGAGCTGTGGAGACGCGTTCAACGAGGCTCGACGCTGGATTCAG gaaGTGACTGAAAAATCATTTGGCTGCAATGACTTCCGTGCTGCCCTGGAGAATGGAGTCCTGCTTTGCGA CTTGATCAACCGGTTGAAACCTGGCATTATTAGGAGAATAAACAGGCTTTCAACTCCCATTGCTGGCCTG GATAACGTGAATGTATTCCTGAAAGCTTGTGGCAAAGTGGGACTGAATGTGTCTCAGCTGTTCCACCCAGGAGACCTGCAGGACCTGTCCACTCGTGCAACACTCAG GCGAGATGAAAGCGACAGAAGACTAAAAAAT GTTCTCATCACAATCTACTGGTTGGGTCGCAAGGCTCACCTTGACACGCTCTACGATGGTCCCCAGCTGAACTTCAAGGCTTTCGAAGGGCTGTTAGGGTTGGCCTTGTCCAAG GCACTAGATGAAGGCGGCAATGTGTTTGCAAAAGAGTGCTGGTACCTCGTGAGGGAGGAATGTCACCGCACGAGACCAAGCTACAAGGCCGAGAACATTGACTCTCTGGATTCCCGAGCCCTCCCGCCAAACAGTGAAG GTTGTGGAAGTGACGCTGAAGCTGAGCAGGTGTTTAAGATGGAGACAACACAGCCCTCAACCCAGCTGAACAAAGATTTTCTCCCACCGAGAAAACAAGAACGGGAGGAGATTGGAAGGAGCTACGCTGCTACGCTCGCCAG GAGCAAATCGCTCAGCGACATCCCGATGATGCACCCTGTGCGTAAAGTTCCTGACTGGAGCACCATCTATGATTTGGACCACAAGACGGACATGGCGAGGGAGTGCAACCTAGAAAACAAACCGAAGTGTAGCGTTGCTGCCAAGGACAGTGAAGCTCAGTGGCATGAT GACTTGACAAAGTGGAAGAGTCGTCGCAGGAGCACCAAGACCGACAGGAAATTTCAAGACCGAGAGCATGTCATTAACCAGATGGCCAATGGGGCTGTGATCAAATTTGAGAAGAAGGAAGCACAAAGCAGACTGCTAAG AGACCAGCAGTCCCCACGCAGGCCTTACGCTACCCCTCGTCTTTACGCCACCTCTCCTCCAAAATCATTGAGCGCTAATCTGAGGCCACAGACTCGAGCTCTGCTGGCCCGCAGCGACGCCACAGAGACACCGTTCAGCCCCATGTCTCCACTCAGCCCCCACACTCTG GGATCGTCAGTTGGAGCCATGCCGGTATCTGATGGGAACATCTCGGGAGAGGAGACCCACTCTGCCTCCTTGGCTTCAGATGGAGCAGGAGTTACCACCCCTTCTCTGGACTGTCCTTTCAGCTCCCAGACCCAAGTCAAAGCGCGGTGCAGCACAGCTTCTCTGCAGCCCACAACAGAACTGGCACAACcagaaaactgttttacaaatGTGAAAAAGCCAAATGTTACCACAAAGTCAACCAACATCAGGGATCCTGTGTTGATTCACCAGGAACCTCCATTCTGTGTTGTCCCCACTTTGTGCCCCGATGCTGTTCATCAGGCAGGAGTTGATGCTCTGGGCGACTTGCCCCACAAGAACCACACGTCCCAGGAAGAGAGCCAGAAGACGACTTTGGAACCAGCCATGGAGCGAGGCAGAGGCCAGCAGGTTGCAGGTGTCTACAAGTACTTGTCCAGAGCAGGATCATGGTCTGGCTCAGCCAGCCTACCCCGTGGCTACCGGAGGTCCGAGGGCTCATCTCGTCTCTCTTCTGCAGTCACAGCCAGACCCTTTGGAACCAAGCAGGCCAGGGTGTCCTCGCTGCCGAGACTGTGCAAT GTAGACAACGAGGGTTGGCTTTTGAAAAGTTGGAAACAGGATTCTTTCTCTCCAACATCCAAATCTTCACTCAAAAGGCAGACTGCGACAACTCATCTGAAAGTGCAGCACCAGCCCTTAATCGGACAGGACGCAAAGCAGAATGGCACGCCGCAGGGCGAGGAGGTGAAAGGTGCCACATTCCCAAGTCAGACCAATGGCTCCAATAATCAGCCCTACGCCCAGACCAAGCTAGTACCACTGCCGTATTCAAACCTGCAGACCCAGCGCAACATGACCTTGACGCTCCCATCTAAG GTGGATCACAGTGACATGAGAGTGAGCCTTACACTCAGACCCAACAGCAGACCAGACTTTGGTTTCCAGACTCATTGGGACTCCACAGGGGCGAGGGTCAGATGTATTCAACCTG GAAGTGCAGCGGAGCTCTGCCATCTGTGTGTTGACGATCACATTGTGGCTGTTAATGGAGTTGCGGTGGCACACTTGAACTACAACCAGTGGAGGGATAAAATGGCATCTTCCCTGAATACTGGCAATCTGACCATGGACATTCGGCGTTATGGCAACACGG ATTGGAGCACCAGTGAAGGGAATCATCACAACCAAGCAGGCCAGAGCAGGGTGACCCTCAATCTGACGGCCGCAGCGCCCGTTCTGATAGGTTACCCCGATCACCATGCCAACAGTGGTGCCTCTGCAGAAACCACAGTCAGGAAAGTGTCCAAATTGAATGGGCAGACTGACGAT GTTTTACAAGGTAAAGTCATGTATGAAGAGCTTGCTGACAACCACAGCACCGCCAGTAAAG AATTTTTCAAACGGAAAG GAGGTTCAGAATCTGCGATATCAGAT CTCCAGGTGCCAtccctcagcccctcctcctccagctggtcaTGGGACCATGAGGAGGATCGAAGGCGTCAGGAGAAGTGGCAGGAAGAGCAGGAGCGCCTCCTACAG GCACAATATCAGAGGGATCAGGAGAGGCTTGAATCTGAGTGGCAGAGAGCACAACAAGATGCAAAGAGGGAGTTATGCAGAAAGTCAGGG catTTGAAGCAGAACACTTTTGAGATGACCGATGGTGGTGAGAGCCCTGCCAGCGCACCGCTGTATGTGAATGGATTGACAAACAAAGCCAGAGGAGAGCAGAGCCCTGCTCACGATGAGCTGAAAGAAGCAGGATCGAAACCTCAAAGTAATGCACAAGGAGAGCGGCATGACAAGAATTCTGAACAAGCCTG GGCTGATGACTGCTGTTTTGCGAAGCTGTCGCCTGCACACAG GGCAAAGTCCTTGTCCACCCCAGCGTTGGCTGGCCCCCACAAACCGACAAGAG GTGATGAGTGGAAAAGAACAGGACGGGCTGTGTCCAACGCTGAGAAAGATAGGCAGCAGAtattggaggagatgaagaaaaggACTCAGCTTCTGACCGACAACAGCTGGATACGTCAGCGCAGCAGCAGCTTTTACAAACCCCCAATCTATGTGGGGGTTCCTATGAAGAG GTACGAGTCCCTGGACGACCTGGAAACTTTGCGTCAGTCCCACTTCTCGACTGCTCCGTTCAGTTGCCCTCGTCCAAACTCTGTTGCTGCCCCGAGTAGGAACTCCTCTTCCCGCTACAGCACTGGATCAATAATATCCcagaaaaatgtatttgactCCCCTCATCATAGCCG